A section of the Quatrionicoccus australiensis genome encodes:
- the cyaY gene encoding iron donor protein CyaY, whose product MEDKEFNALADLALTAIDAALEASGADVDCELAAGGVLEIEFADGSKIIVNRHGVAKEIWVAARAGGFHFRWDGAAWRDTRDGTELMEKLSALATQQAGESIRFN is encoded by the coding sequence ATGGAAGACAAGGAATTTAACGCGCTGGCCGACCTTGCGTTGACCGCGATAGATGCAGCACTTGAGGCCAGCGGTGCAGATGTCGATTGTGAACTTGCAGCCGGCGGCGTGCTCGAAATCGAGTTTGCCGATGGCAGCAAGATCATTGTCAATCGGCATGGTGTGGCAAAGGAAATCTGGGTCGCGGCCCGTGCCGGCGGTTTCCATTTTCGCTGGGACGGCGCCGCCTGGCGCGATACGCGAGATGGCACCGAACTGATGGAAAAGCTGTCAGCTCTCGCCACTCAGCAAGCAGGTGAGAGCATTCGTTTCAACTGA
- a CDS encoding penicillin-binding protein 1A — protein MGIAIGLIILVLAYPNLPSLEVLTDYRPKIPLRIFTADGFLIGEFGEERRAVVNIHDVPDVMKQAILAAEDDRFYKHGGIDYLGIMRAAGANLLGGGKRQGASTITQQVARNFFLTGEKTYTRKLYEALLSFKIENNLSKDQIFELYINQIFLGQRAYGFAAAAQIYFGKPLKDISIAEAAMLAGLPKAPSAYNPIVNPKRARLRQQYVLRRMHELGFITDTQQESALKEPLIVKRELGDYAVHAEFAAEMARQIAAERFPEDVYSRGMRIYTTLIKAEQEAAYTSLRKGVMDYDRRHGYRGAESYLDMQDMKSDQDEAIDEALQDIADAGDLIPALVLAADAKQIRVYRKGGESITLTGDAMKFATKMLDDKAPPNKRIKRGAIIRVQKDDKGSWQIAQLPEVESAFVAVDPRDGAIRALVGGFDFNRNKFNHVTQAWRQPGSSFKPFIYSASLEKGFSPNSVIADEPIVIPASQTGAQAWEPHNYDGKYEGPMKMRTALAKSKNMVSIRILQSIGTHYAQDYAGRFGFDPEKHPPYLTMALGAGSVTPWQMVTAYSVFANGGFKINPFVVREIRDEKNQVLARSAEVEAGDESIRAIDPRNAFMMDAMLRDVTIYGTAARASVTLKRQDLAGKTGTTNEYIDAWFCGYQMTVAGCAWIGFDQPRKLGDKETGGAAALPIWVGYMNRALKDVPIQTPQAPEGIVSYGEGRERSYIYAENAAKERPAEEAEATPLPKPELDKPPSD, from the coding sequence ATGGGAATTGCCATCGGATTGATCATATTGGTGCTCGCCTACCCCAATCTCCCATCACTGGAAGTCCTCACTGACTATCGTCCGAAAATTCCGCTGCGCATCTTCACGGCGGATGGTTTCCTGATCGGCGAATTTGGTGAGGAACGACGGGCGGTGGTCAACATACACGATGTCCCGGATGTCATGAAGCAGGCGATTCTGGCGGCAGAAGACGATCGCTTCTACAAACACGGCGGAATCGACTATCTGGGAATCATGCGCGCGGCCGGGGCAAACCTGCTGGGCGGAGGCAAGCGTCAGGGCGCATCGACGATCACCCAGCAGGTTGCGCGAAACTTTTTCCTGACCGGTGAAAAAACTTACACCCGCAAGCTTTACGAGGCACTGCTCTCCTTCAAGATTGAAAACAATCTCTCCAAGGACCAGATTTTCGAGCTCTACATCAACCAGATATTCCTTGGCCAACGTGCCTATGGCTTTGCTGCCGCTGCACAAATCTATTTCGGCAAGCCCCTGAAAGACATTTCGATTGCCGAAGCCGCGATGCTGGCCGGCCTGCCGAAAGCTCCTTCCGCCTATAACCCGATCGTCAATCCCAAACGGGCCAGACTGCGCCAGCAATATGTCCTGCGCCGGATGCATGAACTGGGATTCATCACGGATACCCAGCAGGAGAGCGCACTAAAGGAGCCCCTGATCGTCAAACGGGAACTCGGCGACTATGCGGTCCACGCCGAATTCGCTGCCGAAATGGCCCGCCAGATCGCCGCCGAACGCTTCCCCGAGGACGTCTATTCACGCGGCATGCGCATCTACACCACCCTGATCAAGGCCGAACAGGAAGCGGCTTACACCAGCCTGCGCAAGGGCGTCATGGATTACGACCGGCGCCATGGTTACCGCGGGGCAGAATCCTATCTCGACATGCAGGACATGAAGTCGGATCAGGATGAAGCGATTGACGAAGCCCTGCAGGACATTGCCGACGCCGGCGACCTGATCCCGGCCCTGGTTCTCGCCGCCGACGCCAAACAGATTCGCGTCTATCGCAAAGGGGGTGAAAGCATCACGCTGACCGGCGATGCGATGAAATTTGCGACCAAAATGCTTGACGACAAGGCTCCGCCCAACAAGCGCATCAAACGTGGCGCCATCATTCGTGTGCAGAAGGACGATAAAGGTAGCTGGCAAATCGCCCAGTTGCCGGAGGTCGAGTCGGCATTCGTGGCGGTCGACCCAAGGGACGGGGCCATTCGCGCCCTGGTTGGCGGCTTCGATTTCAACCGCAACAAGTTCAACCACGTCACACAGGCGTGGCGCCAGCCGGGTTCCAGCTTCAAACCCTTCATCTATTCGGCCTCGCTGGAAAAGGGGTTCAGCCCGAACAGCGTGATCGCCGACGAGCCGATCGTCATTCCGGCCAGCCAGACTGGCGCACAGGCCTGGGAACCGCACAACTACGACGGCAAATACGAAGGGCCGATGAAAATGCGCACGGCGCTGGCCAAGTCGAAAAACATGGTCTCGATCCGCATCCTGCAGTCGATCGGCACGCACTACGCCCAGGACTACGCCGGACGTTTCGGCTTTGATCCGGAGAAGCATCCGCCCTACCTGACCATGGCGCTAGGTGCCGGCTCGGTGACGCCATGGCAGATGGTGACGGCTTACTCGGTATTCGCCAACGGCGGCTTCAAGATCAATCCCTTTGTCGTACGCGAGATTCGCGACGAGAAAAATCAGGTACTCGCCCGTTCAGCCGAAGTTGAAGCCGGCGACGAATCGATCCGCGCCATAGACCCGCGCAATGCCTTCATGATGGATGCCATGCTGCGTGACGTCACCATCTACGGCACGGCCGCGCGGGCATCCGTTACGCTGAAACGGCAGGATCTCGCCGGCAAGACCGGCACCACCAATGAATACATTGACGCCTGGTTCTGCGGCTATCAAATGACGGTTGCCGGCTGCGCCTGGATAGGCTTCGACCAGCCCAGAAAACTCGGCGACAAGGAAACCGGCGGTGCCGCCGCGCTTCCGATCTGGGTCGGCTACATGAACCGGGCGCTCAAGGATGTTCCCATCCAGACGCCACAGGCGCCGGAAGGCATCGTCAGCTACGGCGAGGGACGCGAGCGCAGTTACATCTACGCTGAAAATGCAGCCAAGGAACGCCCGGCCGAAGAAGCCGAGGCAACCCCCTTGCCCAAGCCGGAGCTCGACAAGCCGCCGAGCGACTGA
- a CDS encoding pilus assembly protein PilM: MRFDISALLNPKARSLLGLDISSSAVKMVELTANGKDGYRVERYTIEVLPKDAVSDGNIANLDGVVDCVKRAWKRLGTSTRNVAMALPGSAVITKKIIVPAGLRDEELEVQVESEANQYIPFSIEEVNLDYQVLGPAPSVPDEIEVLIAASKKERVEDRVAVADAAGLKAVVVDVESLASLAAFELIERQLPDGGKNQIIALIDAGAHVMNLTVLRNGQQVYAREQAFGGGQLTQDIARHYGMNYEDAEAAKRSGNLPEGYEAELLNPFMENLALEVSRALQFFFTSTQYNQVDHLILAGGCAVIPGIDEVVATRTQVNTLIANPFANMVLSDRVRAKSLLADASSLMVACGLALRRFDPS; encoded by the coding sequence GTGCGCTTCGATATCTCTGCTTTATTAAATCCCAAGGCGCGTTCCTTGCTCGGGCTGGACATCAGTTCGTCCGCTGTCAAGATGGTCGAATTGACCGCCAATGGGAAGGATGGCTACCGTGTCGAGCGCTACACCATAGAGGTGTTGCCGAAGGATGCGGTTTCCGATGGCAATATTGCCAACTTGGATGGTGTGGTCGATTGTGTAAAGCGCGCCTGGAAGCGTTTGGGGACTTCCACGCGCAACGTGGCAATGGCTTTGCCTGGGTCGGCTGTCATTACCAAAAAAATCATTGTTCCGGCGGGTTTGCGGGATGAAGAACTCGAGGTTCAAGTCGAGTCAGAAGCTAATCAATACATTCCTTTTTCGATTGAAGAAGTCAATCTTGATTATCAGGTTTTGGGGCCCGCGCCTTCTGTGCCTGATGAGATCGAGGTATTGATCGCTGCGTCAAAAAAAGAGCGCGTTGAAGATCGTGTTGCGGTCGCCGATGCAGCCGGCTTGAAGGCAGTGGTTGTCGATGTCGAGTCGCTTGCCTCTCTGGCTGCTTTCGAATTGATTGAGCGTCAGCTGCCTGACGGCGGCAAGAATCAGATCATTGCCTTGATCGATGCGGGTGCGCATGTCATGAATCTGACGGTCTTGCGCAACGGGCAGCAGGTTTATGCGCGCGAGCAGGCTTTTGGTGGTGGTCAGCTGACTCAGGATATTGCGCGGCATTACGGCATGAACTACGAAGACGCCGAAGCCGCAAAGCGCAGTGGCAATTTGCCCGAAGGTTATGAGGCTGAGTTGCTCAACCCGTTCATGGAGAATCTGGCCCTTGAGGTGTCGCGAGCACTCCAGTTCTTCTTTACCTCGACTCAGTACAATCAGGTCGACCATCTGATTCTGGCTGGCGGATGTGCCGTTATCCCCGGAATTGATGAAGTTGTGGCAACGCGTACGCAGGTGAATACATTGATTGCCAATCCTTTTGCCAACATGGTGCTTTCTGACCGTGTGCGGGCGAAGAGCCTGCTGGCTGATGCCTCTTCATTGATGGTGGCGTGTGGTCTGGCTCTGCGGAGGTTTGATCCATCATGA
- a CDS encoding PilN domain-containing protein — protein sequence MIRINLLPHREEAKKERRQQFFVLSGLVAVLGVLIVFAVYTSIAGYIGAQEGANDFLKKEIAVLDKQLDQIKRLKEQTQALLARKQVIEDLQRDRGETVYLLSEMVKQVPEGIYLKSLKQDGLSVNITGYAQSNARVSALMRNLESSPWLESPQLVEVKAIVLNGRRSNEFAMNVVLTRAKADDVKVSK from the coding sequence ATGATTCGCATTAACCTCCTGCCTCATCGTGAAGAGGCAAAAAAAGAGAGACGGCAGCAGTTTTTTGTCTTGTCAGGCTTGGTTGCCGTGCTTGGGGTGCTTATCGTTTTTGCCGTTTATACGTCAATCGCCGGTTACATTGGTGCGCAGGAAGGCGCCAACGATTTTCTGAAAAAGGAAATTGCCGTTCTTGACAAACAACTGGATCAGATCAAGCGCTTGAAGGAGCAGACGCAGGCCCTTCTGGCGCGTAAGCAAGTGATTGAGGATCTGCAGCGCGACCGAGGTGAAACCGTCTATTTGCTGAGTGAAATGGTCAAGCAGGTGCCGGAGGGTATCTACTTGAAGTCTTTGAAGCAGGATGGTCTTAGCGTAAATATCACCGGTTATGCTCAGTCGAATGCTCGAGTTTCTGCATTGATGCGAAATTTGGAGTCTTCGCCCTGGTTGGAGTCTCCGCAACTGGTTGAGGTCAAGGCAATTGTTCTTAATGGCCGCCGCAGCAACGAGTTTGCGATGAATGTGGTCTTGACGCGAGCCAAAGCGGATGATGTGAAGGTGAGCAAATGA
- a CDS encoding type IV pilus inner membrane component PilO: MSAKSVSLPNIDFQAIADDFRYMNPNDPGAWPLVPKITVLVGMLLLLLLGGWWFFWSDQLAELEAKQHEEESLRQQYLEKKRQAINLDLYTQQLAEIDRSFGALLKQLPDKSEVEALLIEVNQAGLGRGLQFELFRPGAEIVKDFYAELPISVKINGAYHDLGAFAADIAKLPRIVTLNNISIAPIKDGGGLTLDATTKTFRYLDEEEIARQKKPAKGAAK, encoded by the coding sequence ATGAGCGCCAAATCCGTAAGTCTTCCCAATATCGATTTCCAGGCAATTGCTGACGATTTCCGTTACATGAATCCGAATGATCCGGGGGCTTGGCCTCTGGTTCCGAAAATCACGGTTCTTGTCGGCATGCTGTTGCTTCTGCTACTCGGTGGTTGGTGGTTCTTCTGGAGTGATCAGTTGGCTGAACTCGAAGCCAAGCAGCACGAAGAAGAGTCTCTGCGCCAGCAGTATCTCGAAAAAAAGCGGCAGGCGATTAATCTGGATTTGTATACCCAGCAACTGGCAGAGATTGACCGTTCGTTTGGTGCCCTGCTCAAGCAATTGCCTGACAAATCTGAAGTTGAGGCATTGCTGATTGAAGTCAACCAGGCTGGCTTGGGACGAGGGCTGCAGTTCGAACTTTTCCGTCCGGGGGCTGAGATCGTGAAGGATTTCTATGCTGAGCTGCCGATCTCGGTAAAGATCAACGGGGCATATCATGACCTGGGCGCTTTTGCTGCCGACATTGCCAAGTTGCCGCGCATCGTTACCCTGAACAATATTTCCATTGCTCCAATCAAGGATGGCGGGGGGTTGACGCTTGACGCAACCACCAAGACCTTCCGCTATCTGGATGAAGAGGAAATAGCCAGG